The Hippoglossus hippoglossus isolate fHipHip1 chromosome 4, fHipHip1.pri, whole genome shotgun sequence DNA window AAAGTCCTCGGCTTGTACAAGGCACAGAGCTTCTTTTTTTGCTGCTTCATGTCTTGGCGTGGATGGATCCTGACGGCATGGAGGTAGCGGGATGAGAGCAGAAATCGAACTGAACCTTCATATGGGTTGTGGCTCCTGCCTGCAGacctgagctgagctgcaggttttcatGTGTAGCTCGGACTCATTTAAAGTACGGGATGCCTAAACTccagtctgtttatttcctgttctaacAAGTCgagtcaacaggacttttactgtAGGTTCAACATGGACATCATGTGACTtaaatcacatgacttcatggggTTGATATTACCAAAAGGGGCGGGGCAAGTGTCAATCAGAAGCTCCCCATTGGAATTGCATGACAAGGTCAGTGACATAGGATTCTGACATGATTAATGTTAAAGATATGAATCAGTCATTAATAAGACAAAGTTCCTAACTGgtatcaaaacattttttagttgtcccactttatcaaacatgatttAAATGCTTCTGGTAATCTGGAACAGTCACTGAAGTTCTCTAAATGAGGTAAATGTGGTTTTTGGGGTcttcctgaagtaaaaaaaaaagatacacttttttatgttaatatatattaatgacatttctatgaataatgtacattttcttagcctttttttcattatgctttttaaaaattgagCTTGGCATCCATAAAGCTAatacaagtgtcccagattacAAAGTGACTTTTTTGGCATAACGAACACTAAAAGCTGTgccatgtctcctctgagtGTGATTTCTCCATTGTTTCCGCTGGTGTGGTTAGAAAATTGCAATCCACATTGATCTAATGTGTAAAGGTCAGAATAAATCGCAGAAATCCCATCGCAGACATTTATGCATGTGTCTTGCAcgtgtatatacagtgtatgtaGAGTTGTCTCTGCCTGTGAGGACGTGATATGAAACATAACCTTCAGACTAAGTGAGATTAATGTCTGACTCAGGTGCCTCTGTTATGAGTCTTGTTGCTCAGAGACTTCTTctatttgtgtttatctgtaaAAATCTAACTAGTGTCAGGaggtttctgtctctcttcattCCACATCATCATTAGAGATGAAGGCAGCAACGTGAGACGCTCAGCCTCTGAATGCTCACACTGTGGCCACTAGGTGGAGTAAAGATATTTACAGTGAGGCCGTATTGTATTGTTGTTTCAAGCTCTTGAATAACTTGTcgtttatattaaaaataaggtcaaaacaaatattcagGCCAATTTGCCATTTACTGttgaatctgtgtgtgaagaACCCCTTTTATTGagcttgttttttaaagcagtttGGAGGAGACGAGAATTCTCTCACAACCTAATGCTGTAAAAAGAATGACATCATTGTCTTCTCAGTCTGGTTACCACACTGTAGGTGTgttgctgccctctgctggaaaTAAGACTATCTGCTACCGAACCACGTAATGGTCCCATCAGACTTCTCCGGTTTCCTAATAACCACAATGACTTTCTGCCTCGTCACCACTTATCATGACACAACAATGAATTCATtcacaatttaaatgaaataaaagtttaatagaaatatacatttaattcaATCAGAGAAGAGTTTCTGAGGAGGacccaaaaaaaagaagagacaaaTTGAAGTAGATGgtgaacaggaaataaacaagcTGCATAAAGACTCGGGTAAAAGTTCCCAAAATCACCAAGCATTCATGTTTTGGAATGAACCCTTGAAATGTCCACATGACTACAATGTATGGCTGCTTATATCACAAAATTCATTCACATTAACAGCAGCCACATTGTCTGACCAGGAACCTACAGAGTTTAATTGTACTATAAAACCATCTGAGCAAAAGTAAAGTCTGAACATGTAAACAATCCTTTCCACAAAGACAAATCTCTGATCTTTCATGTCAACTGATGTTTATCCGTAGTCAAACTGTCAAAAAAATGGGCTTGATGTTTAAAATTTTCAGCAATATGTCGGCCACCGAGATCCTTCGCTACAATCCCGTCAACCACAGATGTTGGAAacgtgtttttatgtttgaccttttaaaaatgtcttggtggaatttaaaagaacaataaaGCAAGAAAATTGAataagagacacaaaaacaaaagaacagcaTCCAGAAGCTTGGAACCCCAGCTTGACTTATAACGAGAATCGATTACACTGAAAATATTCAGTATGAACACAATGAATAACACCGCAGCAGGTCACTGAACATGACTCTGCACAAACACTGTCGAATACAAAATGACAGTGGGCCTGTCTTGGTGAAGTTTTCATTAGCATGATGGTGctatatttgcatgtgtgagttttacagcAGTGAACAGTGCCTTTTCTGAGATATTCAATTCCCTTAAAGAACCCTCTGCATTGGATTCTTTGTCAATATTTGTATGTTACTGGCTGCATTatatacacaacatgtcagaaCTCCAGACGCTGCACAGACGAGTTGTCTCAGTCACCGTCTGATGATtcactggagctggaggaggaggaagatgacgaGGACTTTGGTTTTCTGCTCTTCTGACTTTTCTTGTGCTGCTTCCCGTGCTCCTTTTTGgtctttttgcttttcttcttgtggcctttcattttctttttcttcctcttctcctctttatcAGATGAGGAGTCGGACTGGTCgcgttttttcttcttcttcgtggTCTCCTCGTCACTCGATGAAACAGACCTTGGgagtggcaaaaaaaaaaggaggggggggggggtgattaaAAGATCACAAAAACCTGTGACTAATACAATTACAGTTAAatactataaaaaatatataattcttTAGTAATAATTAATGAATACCATTGACCACAATGAGGGATTGACAATAATTAACATGAGTTAAGACCGGCACAAAAATATATCTTATTCCTACTCAGATTAttcttgatttaaaaatcaGTCAAGTAACTTCCGTAAAATGATCACTGACTAAATGTACATCTCCTTTAAAGAGGACTATACAAGTATaagaatgtgacattttgaaaaaaagttaCCTTTTTCTGGACTTTCTGCTTTTGCTCTTCTTCCGCTTTTGTCTGTCGTCATCATTGGGACCTAAAATGTAACATTTGTAGTCAGATCAGTCGAGATTATTTTTACTTAGTATCTgctcataaatataaaaaggcaagTAAGTCCACTTGCACTGCTGGGGCTACCGCTGCTGCTTATCTATGTACACCAACCACCTGATGAGTCTCACAGGATCGATGCATTGACTTTACCTTCTAAAAATGCACACTATGAAAGGTCTAGCCTTATAGTGATTCAAAAACAATTGTGGGATTGAATTTCTTACGTCTGCGATGCTGGCTACTTTTCGCTTGCTTCTCATTGCGCTGAGGTGCAGGCTCGTCCTCTTCACTCTCCTCAGTGCTGGTGCTGCTCACATCCAGAACTATGTCTTTCTGGGGGTCGACTCGGACAAAATTTCGGCATTCGAATGTTAAGTGGCCCGCTGGAGAAAATCAACACAGAGAAGAGAACGGATGAACAACAATAGTAAAgcagaacattttttattattatttacattttcgAATCCTAACCCTCAACTCTTATAACATTTGTAAGGGAATATGCAACAGGGTCTGGAAAATGTTGCTAAAACCATAATTGTACTCATCATATTGCTCACCGATAAGTTGTAAGAGTTGTACATTAGAGCTTAATAACAGATTCTATCATGACTCCAACAAACCCCCAGGTTTACAGAGGGACTTAACAACACCTCTTTAACTTTTGATGGGACTTGAGGGTCGAAGCTTTACTTACGATATCCACATTTCTTGCAGCCAGCCCTGATGTTGTCCTTGTTAGGACCTGTAAGTAAAGATATACAAGAGGGAATCAGTTAAgtatttcagtgtttgtgtacatgtacagGGACATGGGCAGTTCAGGTTGTTGTTCCAACTCCTCAGAATCTGTTCCATTCAATCTACTTTCTTTTGACTCAGTGGAATATTTTTCAAATCCTCTTCAGACTCATCTGTTTCAACTTGATGTGgtaaaagctttatttttactttctgcttttaatgtttttgccTCCACTTGCTCTTGGTTTGTGAAGCACCTTGGGACTTTAGTTCTTGAAAGGTgccaaataaacacacagattattattaacTCATAACATACATTTACTACACTACATTTGGAAGCACCCATATTTACTTATAGTAcctaatacatttttcacaatgCTGTTTATGGACTACACATACTGTTCTAACTTAAGAgtcactgtgacactgacacacacacacacacacacacacacacacacacacacacacacacacacacacacacacacacacacacacacacacacacaccctctttGTGTTTCAACACGACAGGTAAAGACTTTtatgaaacaacaaacacaccagGTGTGAAACAGTTGACCGTCAACAACGGAACATACACATCTATAAATTGTCTGGTGTGTGTTAGCATGACGTTTAGCATTATGCTACTTTATTTATACCACATCATTCCTCCATTAGATGTTCAGAGTAAACAACGAGGACGATAAATCTGAAGCTATGAACTAGAATATAAGATCAAACTAAAGGACCTACCGGGAATAGTGGTTGAGTTATCCAGTTTGAGGCCGGAGTGATAAACTTAGCGCGAATCAATCGACCGTCCACCAGTCCGCACGCAAAATAACGTCGACCGGAAACAATTGTTCTTAGAAACTACTTAGTTCCGCAGTCTTTTTCCGCTTCTTTCCTCTGGCGGGAAACCGCATCACTGGGGTTTACCGCCCCCTACTGGACTGGAGCCGAGAGTTCCTGCAGTCACAACTTAACTAATACATTTtaggtgtttttaaaaaccactgGTCCCCAcctctttgtatacagtctatggtccccacctctttgtatacagtctatggtccccACAtgtttgtatacagtctatggtccccACATGTTTGTATACAGTCTCTGGTCCCCACATGTTTTCTATTCAAAACTCATCCAATTAACACACAGTCTTGGAAGCAAATTGTCCTTCTCTActttattgaaaatataaaacagcttACAACACAGTAATCAGATATAAACTTCTCACAAAACAAGTTAATACATatagaaaatgtgcttttattgattaaataagCTAAATGAATACATAATTAGCCGATAACACTAGGGCAGATATGGTTAAATGTCAGGGATATCTAATTCAGTGGGAAACATTATATATTCTGAAATAAATGTAAGTGCTTTTGTTCCTTTAAAGGTCCCAATCTCCCAAAATGGGGAGATTTGCTGTGGTGCAGTAATAATAGGGACAGTCAAAAAAGAGACATTggtaaaagtataaataagtaaacatgcaatataagaGCAAGGAAGTATAAAATAGAATTATATATACAAttgaaacagaatatatacagtgaaatgCATTGCACATTAGCTATTGAGTTCCATGGATAGGAGTGAGTATTAAATGgataataaatacagtaaaaatattATCAAAGACATAAAGTCTCCAATCTTTCCGCCTTTAAATAGGAAGAGTAGAAGTCATGATGGCGCCTCCCTGTGGAGAGATGGCCGCACAGCATCTGAACATGTGGATTctggtgtttttaatgtatCAGTGTTGATTCTGTGAGAggatttttgaccatcctcacacagtAAATTGTCCCCATGAGGAGAGTACAGCCCGActcattccacagatactcccttctctccaagcagtacccaaggtcaggttatagataaagggccaactagcagtacattgtaatatctacgctcatggactttcatatctaattcagatgcCCTGAGAAAGAGGTACCAACTCCAATTCGTTTGTGTATTACATCACGCAAGGTGAGGGAGATAAAttgggaggctgtgggagacatcttcagacttgggggtgacaattgctcatgttactctgttggcatttgtatattgtttcaccttcttgtctccttgatgcatcaagtctacattaaatccttctgcataagacatcagctgctgcctgagttttcctttcaccagcttccagaaaacttccatcacagATTCAGGTTGATGAAATGATCGATGTTATGATTCAATATCTTTTTACTAAACGAAAAATATGATGCCTTGTCTCCATTTTCTCATTCTGCAGGTTtgtgactccagagctgcacaATCCAGATCTTCAACTCGGGTCCCATTCAGGCAGTTATTACAGTTTGGGAGTTTTCCACATTTGAATAAACTCAGAAATATTGACAGATCAGACCAATCGCAAGAAAATACATCTTcatctgtatgaactgaactttgaactagttctttttaagtgtgagcTGGCACAACAGGGGTTAATGTAAGGGTGCCACAGTCAGACGGGGAGACGGAAAATGGCGACAGATGTGAGTCCCCCAGACATGTTCTCATCATCGAGTCTGTGACtgtggcacagacacacagacacagacacacagacacagacacactcaatTTAAATCTCCCAGTGACCATTCTGAGTGACTGTagcttttttcagtttgttaagGGGAGATATTTTTAGAAACCTGTTCAGTTCTGCTGCACTGTGACTTCATCACTGTAGAGAAATGTTAAATTCACCTTTCAGCCACTGGAAGGTGCAAAGAACACTTCTAAAAAAGACAGTGAACAATGTAAGACGATTAATTTACAATTAAGGTGCTATCAGTGGAAATAAATAGGCTGCAGCCGCTGCTACAGTACAGAAGGGAAATCAATACAAGACACACTAATACATGTGATTCACAGTAGG harbors:
- the srek1ip1 gene encoding protein SREK1IP1, whose product is MGPNKDNIRAGCKKCGYPGHLTFECRNFVRVDPQKDIVLDVSSTSTEESEEDEPAPQRNEKQAKSSQHRRRPNDDDRQKRKKSKSRKSRKRSVSSSDEETTKKKKKRDQSDSSSDKEEKRKKKKMKGHKKKSKKTKKEHGKQHKKSQKSRKPKSSSSSSSSSSSESSDGD